A window of the Juglans microcarpa x Juglans regia isolate MS1-56 chromosome 5D, Jm3101_v1.0, whole genome shotgun sequence genome harbors these coding sequences:
- the LOC121265408 gene encoding sulfite exporter TauE/SafE family protein 4-like isoform X2, with protein MATSGFVLFLLTGFSVAVLSVLFVSHPANSQNSNQNGLSSSSSTLSHSAYGSITETVWPKLEFSWRLVLATVIGFLGSACGTVGGVGGGGIFVPMLTLIVGFDTKSAAALSKWTSSRSFFKGIQMWKEETVLKKEMTNRQGAHVVNSRGELLIDTEYEPLLPREEKTQMQIVCFNLRWKRTLVLLLVWVFFLVLQIIKNDVEACSAWYWVLFCLQFPIALVVFGYESVKLYIEHKKRVRMGNTESICEASIGWTATHIAFCSLCGILGGIVGGLLGSGGGFILGPLLLEIGVIPQVASATATFVMTFSSSLSVVEFYLLNRFPIPYALYLTSVSILAGFWGQFLVRKLITFLGRASIIVFILSGVIFLSALTMGVVGIETSIKMIRNHEFMGFLGFCSSQ; from the exons ATGGCAACGAGTGGATTCGTACTATTTCTCCTAACAGGTTTTTCTGTGGCTGTTCTCTCCGTCCTATTCGTCAGCCATCCGGCCAATTCCCAAAACTCAAACCAAAACGGGTTATCATCTTCAAGCTCCACTCTTTCGCACTCCGCATATGGATCCATCACCGAAACTGTTTGGCCG AAATTAGAGTTCAGTTGGAGACTTGTGTTGGCAACAGTAATAGGATTTCTGGGATCGGCTTGTGGAACCGTGGGTGGAGTGGGAGGGGGAGGCATTTTTGTTCCTATGCTTACTTTGATTGTCGGGTTCGATACCAAGTCTGCTGCTGCGCTTTCTAAAT GGACCTCATCAAGGTCTTTCTTCAAGGGAATCCAGATGTGGAAGGAAGAGACTGTCTTGAAG aaagaaATGACCAATAGACAAGGAGCACATGTGGTTAATTCTCGTGGTGAAC TTCTGATTGATACCGAGTATGAGCCATTGTTACCCAGAGAAGAGAAAACTCAAATG CAAATAGTATGTTTCAACCTCAGGTGGAAAAGAACTTTGGTGCTACTACTTGTATGGGTATTTTTCCTTGTCTTGCAGATCATCAAG AATGATGTGGAGGCTTGCAGTGCGTGGTATTGGGTGCTCTTCTGCCTACAG TTTCCAATAGCACTTGTAGTGTTTGGATATGAATCCGTCAAGCTGTACATCGAACACAAGAAGAGGGTGAGAATGGGTAACACCGAATCTATTTGCGAGGCTTCCATCGGATGGACTGCCACGCACATTGCATTCTGTTCACTTTGTGGCATCTTGGGAGGCATTGTCGGGGGCCTACTCGGTTCTGGTGGCGGATTCATTCTGGGCCCTCTGCTCCTTGAGATTGGTGTCATCCCCCAG GTTGCAAGTGCGACAGCAACATTTGTCATGACATTCTCGTCATCCTTATCCGTGGTGGAGTTCTACCTTCTCAACAGGTTCCCTATTCCATATG CATTATACCTCACATCGGTGTCTATTTTGGCTGGCTTCTGGGGACAGTTCTTAGTAAGAAAACTTATCACATTTTTGGGAAGAGCATCAATTATTGTATTCATTCTCTCCGGTGTCATCTTTCTTAGTGCTCTCACAATGG GGGTCGTTGGTATTGAGACTAGCATCAAGATGATACGCAATCACGAGTTCATGGGATTTTTAGGGTTCTGCAGCAGTcagtga
- the LOC121265408 gene encoding sulfite exporter TauE/SafE family protein 4-like isoform X1 yields MATSGFVLFLLTGFSVAVLSVLFVSHPANSQNSNQNGLSSSSSTLSHSAYGSITETVWPKLEFSWRLVLATVIGFLGSACGTVGGVGGGGIFVPMLTLIVGFDTKSAAALSKCMIMGASASSVWYNLGVRHPTKEVPIIDYDLALLFQPMLMLGITLGVALSVVFPYWLITVLIIILFLGTSSRSFFKGIQMWKEETVLKKEMTNRQGAHVVNSRGELLIDTEYEPLLPREEKTQMQIVCFNLRWKRTLVLLLVWVFFLVLQIIKNDVEACSAWYWVLFCLQFPIALVVFGYESVKLYIEHKKRVRMGNTESICEASIGWTATHIAFCSLCGILGGIVGGLLGSGGGFILGPLLLEIGVIPQVASATATFVMTFSSSLSVVEFYLLNRFPIPYALYLTSVSILAGFWGQFLVRKLITFLGRASIIVFILSGVIFLSALTMGVVGIETSIKMIRNHEFMGFLGFCSSQ; encoded by the exons ATGGCAACGAGTGGATTCGTACTATTTCTCCTAACAGGTTTTTCTGTGGCTGTTCTCTCCGTCCTATTCGTCAGCCATCCGGCCAATTCCCAAAACTCAAACCAAAACGGGTTATCATCTTCAAGCTCCACTCTTTCGCACTCCGCATATGGATCCATCACCGAAACTGTTTGGCCG AAATTAGAGTTCAGTTGGAGACTTGTGTTGGCAACAGTAATAGGATTTCTGGGATCGGCTTGTGGAACCGTGGGTGGAGTGGGAGGGGGAGGCATTTTTGTTCCTATGCTTACTTTGATTGTCGGGTTCGATACCAAGTCTGCTGCTGCGCTTTCTAAAT GTATGATAATGGGGGCATCAGCATCCTCGGTGTGGTACAATCTAGGAGTGAGGCATCCAACAAAGGAAGTGCCGATCATAGACTACGATCTGGCTCTCCTCTTCCAGCCCATGCTTATGCTTGGCATCACTCTCGGTGTTGCGCTTAGCGTTGTCTTCCCCTACTGGCTAATTACTGTCCTCATCATTATTCTCTTCTTGG GGACCTCATCAAGGTCTTTCTTCAAGGGAATCCAGATGTGGAAGGAAGAGACTGTCTTGAAG aaagaaATGACCAATAGACAAGGAGCACATGTGGTTAATTCTCGTGGTGAAC TTCTGATTGATACCGAGTATGAGCCATTGTTACCCAGAGAAGAGAAAACTCAAATG CAAATAGTATGTTTCAACCTCAGGTGGAAAAGAACTTTGGTGCTACTACTTGTATGGGTATTTTTCCTTGTCTTGCAGATCATCAAG AATGATGTGGAGGCTTGCAGTGCGTGGTATTGGGTGCTCTTCTGCCTACAG TTTCCAATAGCACTTGTAGTGTTTGGATATGAATCCGTCAAGCTGTACATCGAACACAAGAAGAGGGTGAGAATGGGTAACACCGAATCTATTTGCGAGGCTTCCATCGGATGGACTGCCACGCACATTGCATTCTGTTCACTTTGTGGCATCTTGGGAGGCATTGTCGGGGGCCTACTCGGTTCTGGTGGCGGATTCATTCTGGGCCCTCTGCTCCTTGAGATTGGTGTCATCCCCCAG GTTGCAAGTGCGACAGCAACATTTGTCATGACATTCTCGTCATCCTTATCCGTGGTGGAGTTCTACCTTCTCAACAGGTTCCCTATTCCATATG CATTATACCTCACATCGGTGTCTATTTTGGCTGGCTTCTGGGGACAGTTCTTAGTAAGAAAACTTATCACATTTTTGGGAAGAGCATCAATTATTGTATTCATTCTCTCCGGTGTCATCTTTCTTAGTGCTCTCACAATGG GGGTCGTTGGTATTGAGACTAGCATCAAGATGATACGCAATCACGAGTTCATGGGATTTTTAGGGTTCTGCAGCAGTcagtga
- the LOC121265382 gene encoding serine/threonine-protein kinase SRPK-like has protein sequence MEIEENKRQQCRSSEDGSESGDYTSEDEGTEDYRRGGYHAVRIGDAFKNGRYVVQSKLGWGHFSTVWLAWDTHFSRYVALKVQKSAQHYTEAAMDEITILKQIAEGDPDDKKCVVKLLDNFKHSGPNGQHVCMVFEYLGDNLLTLIKYTNYRGMPINRVKDICFHILVGLDYLHRQLSIIHTDLKPENILLMAMIDPAKDPRKSGAPLILPNSKDKAAMECGAVKENKTLNGDLTRNQKKKIRRKAKRAAQGCVEKEVSAEAEADPESSGAVESSPNVKLNVGSVEDQPTSSVNTDRLSDADGTKGTGQGNHSAKRGSRFNRQKLLASVDLKCKLVDFGNACWTYKQFTNDIQTRQYRCPEVILGSKYSTSADLWSFACICFELATGDVLFDPHTGDNFDRDEDHLALMMELLGMMPRKIALGGRYSRDFFNRYGDLRHIRRLRFWPLSKVLIEKYDFSEQDANDMNDFLVPILDFVPEKRPTAGQCLLHPWINAGPRLLEPSMLSTQNQVAESIISEKKKREKDERVAMEVGMENIAINSESKPVKDSPSNDKPSKGASSSSSR, from the exons ATGGAGATTGAGGAGAACAAGAGGCAACAGTGTCGTTCTTCGGAGGATGGAAGCGAGAGCGGCGACTACACGTCGGAGGACGAAGGGACGGAAGACTACAGGAGGGGAGGGTACCACGCGGTCCGAATCGGCGATGCCTTCAAGAATGGCCGCTACGTCGTCCAGAGCAAGCTTGGCTGGGGTCACTTCTCAACTGTCTGGCTCGCTTGGGACACCCATTTCTCT CGATACGTAGCTCTGAAAGTGCAAAAGAGTGCGCAGCATTATACTGAGGCCGCGATGGATGAGATAACCATCCTGAAACAGATTGCTGAGGGCGACCCGGATGATAAAAAATGTGTAGTGAAGCTTTTGGATAATTTCAAGCATTCGGGTCCTAACGGGCAGCATGTTTGTATGGTTTTTGAGTACTTGGGGGATAATCTTTTGACTCTTATCAAGTATACTAATTACCGGGGTATGCCCATTAATAGGGTGAAGGATAtctgttttcatattttggtgGGGTTGGATTACTTGCACAGACAGCTTTCTATCATACACACTGATTTGAAACCAGAAAACATATTGCTAATGGCAATGATAGACCCTGCTAAGGATCCGAGAAAGTCAGGTGCTCCTCTAATTCTTCCAAATAGCAAGGATAAGGCCGCAATGGAGTGTGGGGCTGTGAAGGAAAACAAGACCTTAAATGGGGATTTGACTAGGAACCAGAAGAAAAAGATTCGAAGAAAGGCAAAGCGAGCAGCTCAGGGCTGTGTGGAGAAGGAAGTTTCAGCCGAAGCTGAGGCAGATCCAGAATCATCTGGTGCTGTAGAGTCTTCTCCTAATGTGAAGTTGAATGTGGGTTCTGTAGAAGACCAGCCTACTAGTTCTGTCAATACAGATAGATTATCAGATGCTGATGGAACAAAGGGCACTGGGCAAGGGAATCACAGTGCCAAGCGTGGAAGCCGCTTCAATAGGCAGAAGTTGTTGGCATCAGTTGACCTCAAGTGCAAGTTGGTTGATTTTGGGAATGCATGTTGGACATACAAACAGTTCACGAATGACATTCAGACAAGACAGTATAGGTGTCCAGAGGTGATCCTCGGATCTAAATATTCTACTTCAGCCGATCTCTGGTCATTTGCTTGCATTTGTTTTGAGCTTGCAACTGGTGATGTACTCTTTGATCCCCATACTGGCGACAACTTCGATAGAGATGAG gATCACTTGGCATTGATGATGGAGCTTCTTGGAATGATGCCACGCAAG aTTGCCTTAGGTGGCCGCTATTCGCGGGATTTCTTCAATAGATATGGTGATCTGAGGCACATCCGTCGTTTGCGTTTCTGGCCTCTGAGCAAGGTTCTCATTGAGAAGTACGATTTCAGTGAGCAAGATGCAAATGACATGAATGACTTCCTGGTTCCAATCCTTGACTTTGTCCCTGAGAAGCGGCCCACTGCAGGTCAGTGCCTTCTTCATCCATGGATCAATGCAGGACCTCGTCTTTTGGAGCCATCCATGCTTTCTACTCAAAACCAAGTAGCAGAAAGTATAATTtctgagaaaaagaagagggagaaggaTGAGAGGGTAGCAATGGAGGTTGGAATGGAGAATATTGCCATAAATTCAGAGTCTAAACCAGTCAAAGATTCTCCATCTAATGATAAACCTTCCAAGGGCGCCAGTAGTAGTTCATCTAGGTAG